The Mycobacterium paragordonae genome includes a region encoding these proteins:
- a CDS encoding enoyl-CoA hydratase/isomerase family protein, with the protein MPATYDDFPSLRCERGDNGILNLVLDAPGLNSVGPQMHRDLADVWPVINRYPDVKVVLVRGEGKAFSSGGSFDLIDETIGDYEGRIRIMREARDLVLNLVNFDKPVVSAIRGPAVGAGLVVALLADISVAGRTAKIIDGHTKLGVAAGDHAAICWPLLVGMAKAKYYLLTCETLSGEEAERIGLVSTCVDDDDVLATATRLAENLAAGAQHAIRWTKHSLNHWYRMFAPAFETSLGLEFIGFSGPDVQEGLAAHREKRPARFDSSPSS; encoded by the coding sequence ATGCCCGCAACTTATGACGACTTTCCCAGCCTGCGCTGCGAACGCGGCGACAACGGAATCCTCAACCTGGTGCTCGACGCTCCCGGACTGAACTCGGTCGGACCACAGATGCACCGCGACCTGGCCGACGTCTGGCCGGTGATCAACCGCTATCCCGACGTCAAGGTGGTCCTGGTCCGCGGCGAAGGCAAGGCGTTCTCCTCCGGCGGCAGCTTCGACCTCATCGACGAGACGATCGGCGACTACGAAGGTCGCATCCGCATCATGCGGGAGGCCCGCGACCTGGTGCTCAACCTGGTCAACTTCGACAAGCCGGTGGTTTCGGCGATCCGGGGTCCTGCCGTCGGCGCCGGACTGGTGGTGGCGCTGCTGGCCGACATCTCGGTGGCGGGACGGACGGCGAAGATCATCGACGGACACACCAAGCTGGGCGTGGCCGCCGGAGATCACGCCGCGATCTGCTGGCCGCTGCTGGTGGGGATGGCCAAGGCCAAGTACTACCTGCTGACCTGCGAGACGCTCTCCGGCGAAGAAGCCGAGCGGATCGGCCTGGTGTCGACCTGCGTCGACGACGACGACGTGCTGGCCACCGCTACGAGGCTGGCGGAGAATCTGGCCGCCGGAGCGCAGCACGCGATCCGCTGGACCAAGCACAGCCTCAACCACTGGTATCGCATGTTCGCCCCGGCCTTCGAGACCTCGCTCGGCCTGGAATTCATCGGCTTCAGCGGTCCTGACGTGCAGGAAGGGCTGGCCGCGCACCGCGAGAAGCGCCCGGCCCGGTTTGACAGCAGTCCGTCGAGCTGA
- a CDS encoding DUF3000 domain-containing protein codes for MTSAVEPEPFREAVAAMNGVTVRPEIELGPIRPPQRLAPFSYALGAEVKHPDLEIVPERSEGDAFGRLILLYDPEGSDAWDGTIRLVAYIQADLDSHEAIDPLLPEVAWSWLSEALDSHTKHMTALGGTVTATTSVRYGDISGPPRAHQLELRASWTATTPDVGSHVEAFCDVLEHAAGLPPAGVTDLSSRSRA; via the coding sequence ATGACATCAGCGGTTGAACCCGAGCCATTCCGCGAAGCGGTCGCGGCGATGAACGGTGTCACCGTGCGGCCCGAGATCGAGCTGGGACCGATCCGCCCGCCCCAGCGCCTGGCGCCGTTCAGTTACGCGCTGGGCGCCGAGGTCAAGCATCCGGACCTGGAAATCGTCCCCGAGCGATCCGAAGGTGACGCGTTCGGCAGGCTCATCCTGCTCTACGACCCCGAGGGTTCCGACGCCTGGGACGGCACCATCCGCCTGGTCGCCTACATTCAGGCGGACCTAGACTCCCACGAAGCCATCGACCCCCTGCTGCCGGAAGTCGCCTGGAGTTGGTTGTCCGAAGCCCTGGACTCGCACACCAAGCACATGACCGCGCTGGGCGGGACGGTCACCGCCACCACGTCGGTGCGTTACGGCGACATCTCCGGTCCGCCGCGCGCCCATCAGCTGGAGCTACGCGCGTCGTGGACTGCCACCACCCCGGACGTGGGCAGCCACGTCGAGGCGTTCTGCGACGTTCTGGAGCACGCGGCGGGTCTGCCGCCGGCCGGTGTCACCGACCTGAGTTCACGGTCACGCGCCTGA
- a CDS encoding HRDC domain-containing protein: MCPDPSPAEADPPGSTEPEVPLLLHPADGMPNLSVYASDIAAAAEQLDRGHGPFAVDAERASGFRYSNRAYLIQIRRSGAGTVLIDPVSHGGDPLSVLRPVAEVLGQDEWILHSADQDLPCLAEVGMRPPALYDTELAGRLAGFERVNLATMVERLLGQGLAKGHGAADWSKRPLPSAWLNYAALDVELLIELRHAIAQVLAEQGKTDWAAQEFEHLRTIEERVAAAPTRRDRWRRTSGIHKVHDRRALAAVRELWTTRDKIAQRRDIAPRRILPDSAIIDAALANPTSVDELVALPVFGGRNQRRSAPMWLAALEAARQSDLPDVAEQSAGPPPPARWSRRKPDAAARLEVARAALAGLSEQVGIPTENLIAPDLVRRLCWEWEALAARGDDPVAVTDGFLLAGNARPWQRELVDNVLADAVTRAPQSGAETD; encoded by the coding sequence ATGTGCCCCGACCCGTCTCCGGCGGAGGCCGATCCGCCGGGCAGCACGGAGCCCGAAGTTCCGCTGCTCTTACACCCGGCCGACGGCATGCCGAATCTGTCCGTGTACGCCAGCGACATCGCCGCGGCCGCCGAGCAACTCGACCGCGGCCACGGCCCGTTTGCGGTGGACGCCGAACGGGCCTCCGGCTTCCGCTACTCCAACCGCGCCTATCTGATCCAGATCCGCCGGTCCGGCGCCGGCACCGTGCTCATCGACCCGGTCAGCCACGGCGGTGATCCGCTGAGCGTGTTACGGCCGGTCGCCGAAGTGCTCGGCCAGGACGAATGGATTCTGCACTCGGCCGACCAGGACCTGCCCTGCCTGGCCGAGGTCGGCATGCGCCCGCCTGCGCTGTATGACACCGAGTTGGCCGGCCGGCTGGCCGGGTTCGAGCGGGTCAATCTGGCGACCATGGTCGAGCGACTGCTGGGTCAGGGTCTGGCCAAAGGCCACGGCGCCGCCGACTGGTCCAAACGCCCGCTGCCGTCGGCCTGGCTCAACTACGCCGCTCTGGACGTGGAACTGCTCATCGAGTTGCGCCACGCGATCGCCCAGGTGCTGGCCGAGCAAGGTAAGACAGATTGGGCCGCACAGGAATTCGAACATCTGCGGACCATCGAGGAGCGAGTCGCCGCGGCACCCACCCGGCGCGACCGCTGGCGCCGCACCTCGGGCATCCACAAGGTGCACGATCGCCGAGCACTGGCAGCGGTGCGCGAACTGTGGACCACCCGCGACAAGATCGCGCAACGCCGCGACATCGCGCCGCGCCGCATCCTGCCCGATTCGGCGATCATCGACGCCGCGCTGGCCAACCCGACGTCCGTCGATGAACTGGTGGCGTTGCCCGTATTCGGCGGGCGCAATCAGCGGCGCAGCGCGCCGATGTGGTTGGCGGCGCTGGAGGCTGCCCGGCAGTCGGACCTCCCGGACGTCGCGGAGCAATCCGCCGGGCCGCCCCCGCCGGCGCGCTGGAGTCGACGCAAGCCCGACGCGGCCGCCCGGCTGGAGGTCGCCCGCGCGGCGCTGGCCGGCTTGTCCGAGCAGGTGGGCATCCCGACGGAGAACCTGATCGCACCGGATCTGGTGCGCCGGCTGTGCTGGGAGTGGGAGGCCCTCGCCGCGCGCGGCGATGACCCGGTTGCCGTCACCGACGGGTTCCTGCTGGCAGGAAACGCGCGGCCATGGCAACGCGAACTGGTGGATAACGTGCTGGCCGACGCGGTGACCCGGGCCCCGCAGAGCGGCGCCGAAACCGACTAG